The following proteins are encoded in a genomic region of Polyangiaceae bacterium:
- a CDS encoding PEGA domain-containing protein has product MRQRAFIAAALVAMSFGTSARADDTARAKELYEMGNKLYDEQKWAEAEAAYQSAWNLRQSHDLAGNLGAVEMQLGQYRDAAEHLSYAYDGFPAGGKPEVRAALAKSIEEAKQHIGVLRIKTNVIGARLYVDGKLVGQSPLEKGVFVDVGQRVIEGRMDGHDDVLRTVVVAKGSTQDLDLQLVPKVGGASAGGNAKRTVIIAVGAGLAAAGLGVGIGFWAAGSGKTSDAEGIRGGLKVGDCPGTTPEIIAKCTSLKSTLEDHDTYVNVGTGMFVTGLILGAGTVGYAVMTRKKSSTMGFEMTPVVAPTFAGVSLSGRF; this is encoded by the coding sequence ATGCGACAACGCGCGTTCATCGCAGCAGCGCTCGTGGCGATGTCGTTTGGCACGTCAGCACGTGCCGACGACACGGCGCGCGCCAAAGAGCTCTACGAGATGGGCAACAAGCTCTACGACGAGCAAAAGTGGGCCGAAGCGGAAGCGGCGTATCAATCTGCGTGGAATCTCCGTCAGAGCCATGATCTGGCGGGCAACCTCGGTGCTGTCGAGATGCAGCTCGGCCAGTATCGTGACGCTGCCGAGCATCTTTCGTACGCGTACGATGGTTTCCCTGCCGGGGGAAAACCCGAAGTGCGCGCGGCGCTCGCCAAGAGCATCGAAGAAGCGAAGCAACACATTGGCGTGCTTCGCATCAAGACGAACGTCATTGGCGCGAGGCTCTATGTCGATGGCAAACTCGTCGGACAATCGCCGCTCGAAAAAGGGGTCTTCGTCGACGTAGGTCAGCGCGTCATCGAAGGGCGCATGGATGGTCACGACGATGTGCTGCGCACGGTCGTCGTTGCCAAGGGCTCGACGCAGGATCTCGATCTGCAGCTCGTGCCCAAAGTCGGCGGCGCGAGCGCGGGCGGCAATGCGAAGCGCACGGTGATCATTGCGGTCGGCGCAGGTCTCGCCGCAGCGGGGCTTGGAGTGGGCATTGGATTTTGGGCGGCTGGTTCAGGCAAGACGTCGGATGCGGAGGGCATTCGCGGAGGTCTGAAGGTGGGAGATTGCCCCGGAACGACGCCTGAAATCATTGCCAAGTGCACGTCGTTGAAATCCACGCTCGAAGACCACGACACGTACGTGAACGTGGGCACGGGGATGTTCGTGACGGGTCTGATCCTCGGTGCAGGCACGGTCGGATACGCGGTGATGACGAGGAAGAAGTCGAGCACGATGGGGTTCGAAATGACTCCGGTCGTCGCACCGACCTTTGCCGGTGTATCCTTGTCGGGTCGGTTCTGA